In a single window of the Synergistota bacterium genome:
- a CDS encoding sodium:solute symporter family protein, which translates to MIRTAKHLMLGTGALFIYHRAESKAVTFLVSIFMLYAMSNYVLAQFMAMGHILGGISGGRIPYAAGVIFFAIIMFIFIHFGGFRGVAWTDTIQGITMLFGLLLIIGMVFSKAGSLSEITMKIAQIKPKLVGAPPGKVIVTWYSVLILVGIGAAIYPQAIQRIYAARDLRTLKRSLALMAFMPYMTALVIFFVGIICIPMFADLGKIRSDDVFPMLLSKIMGKSTLGYALVVIVLSAVGVAIMSTADSVVLTLASIYAVDVHKKFTNPNLAQEELARVGKIANAIILAILTYIAITPRLTLWRLTEIKFEYLIQVAPAILLGVRAKRLNNAGLFLGMLVGGIMAAGMMLSGHKQVSQHTCWIMGLTG; encoded by the coding sequence GTGATAAGAACGGCAAAGCATCTTATGCTCGGAACCGGTGCACTTTTCATCTATCACAGAGCGGAATCCAAAGCGGTGACCTTCTTGGTAAGTATATTCATGCTATATGCGATGTCCAACTATGTATTAGCGCAATTTATGGCCATGGGACATATTTTGGGGGGCATATCTGGGGGAAGAATTCCCTACGCAGCAGGAGTTATTTTCTTCGCGATAATAATGTTCATATTCATTCATTTCGGTGGATTCAGAGGAGTAGCATGGACGGATACCATTCAGGGAATTACAATGCTTTTCGGGCTTCTTCTGATAATCGGAATGGTCTTCTCAAAAGCGGGAAGCTTAAGCGAAATCACGATGAAGATAGCTCAGATAAAACCAAAGCTCGTAGGAGCTCCCCCCGGCAAGGTCATAGTAACATGGTATAGTGTGCTCATACTTGTTGGAATAGGAGCAGCTATATATCCACAGGCTATTCAAAGAATCTATGCAGCTCGGGATCTAAGAACGCTCAAGAGATCCTTAGCACTAATGGCGTTTATGCCCTATATGACTGCCTTAGTCATCTTTTTCGTCGGAATAATCTGCATCCCCATGTTTGCAGATTTAGGAAAAATAAGGTCAGATGATGTTTTCCCGATGCTCTTATCTAAGATAATGGGGAAATCCACGCTGGGATATGCCCTCGTCGTTATAGTCCTATCCGCGGTGGGAGTAGCCATAATGTCTACTGCAGACTCGGTCGTGCTCACGCTGGCCTCGATTTACGCAGTCGACGTTCACAAAAAATTCACAAATCCAAACCTGGCGCAAGAGGAGCTTGCCCGCGTTGGGAAGATAGCCAACGCTATAATTCTCGCAATTCTCACTTACATAGCCATAACACCACGACTAACGCTTTGGAGACTAACGGAAATAAAGTTCGAGTACCTCATTCAGGTTGCCCCCGCCATATTGCTCGGAGTGAGAGCAAAAAGACTTAACAACGCTGGACTGTTCCTCGGAATGCTTGTTGGAGGGATCATGGCAGCGGGAATGATGCTCTCGGGGCACAAGCAAGTTTCACAGCATACATGCTGGATTATGGGGCTTACTGGTTAA
- the leuC gene encoding 3-isopropylmalate dehydratase large subunit, with the protein MGKTIVEKIFQAHTREEVKPDRIVEAKVDFAFANDITAPLAIEDFKRMGARRLFDPERVALIPDHFTPNKDVKSAEQTKFMKEFALEYEVKHYFEVGRGGIEHVLLHEEGLTLPGEIIIGADSHSCTYGALGCFSTGVGSTDLAAAWALGKLWFKVPRTIKFIYRGKLKKWVGGKDIILFTLGQIGADGARYRAMEFSGEVIRNLPMDDRFTICNMAIEAGGKCGIIEPDETTIKYVEGRAKRKYQIFKSDPDAEYEAVYEWDLSDLEPQVALPHSPANVKKVSETSGVKIDQVVIGSCTNGRLRDLATAAEILKGKKVHPDVRLIIIPGTQRVYMEALKLGYIEIFIESGAAVSTPTCGPCLGGHMGVLAKGEVCISTTNRNFIGRMGHKESKVYLASPAVAAASAIAGEIVHPEEVMKS; encoded by the coding sequence ATGGGGAAAACTATAGTAGAGAAAATATTTCAAGCCCATACGAGGGAAGAAGTAAAGCCAGATAGGATAGTCGAGGCGAAGGTAGATTTTGCTTTTGCAAATGACATAACCGCTCCCTTAGCAATCGAGGATTTCAAAAGGATGGGAGCGAGACGGCTCTTCGATCCCGAGAGAGTTGCCCTTATTCCAGATCACTTTACGCCAAATAAAGACGTAAAATCAGCAGAGCAGACAAAATTCATGAAGGAATTCGCCCTGGAATACGAAGTCAAGCACTACTTCGAGGTTGGAAGGGGAGGGATAGAGCACGTTCTTCTCCACGAGGAAGGACTCACGCTTCCAGGAGAGATAATAATTGGAGCAGACTCTCACAGCTGCACCTATGGAGCACTGGGGTGCTTCTCAACGGGCGTGGGGAGCACAGATCTGGCAGCAGCATGGGCCCTCGGGAAGCTCTGGTTTAAGGTCCCAAGAACGATAAAGTTCATTTACAGGGGGAAACTTAAAAAGTGGGTCGGAGGAAAAGATATAATTCTATTTACCCTTGGACAGATAGGCGCAGATGGAGCGAGATATAGAGCAATGGAATTCTCCGGGGAAGTAATAAGAAACTTACCGATGGATGATAGATTTACTATATGCAATATGGCCATCGAAGCAGGAGGAAAGTGCGGAATAATAGAACCGGATGAAACAACCATCAAATACGTTGAGGGAAGGGCGAAAAGAAAATACCAGATATTCAAAAGCGATCCGGACGCAGAATACGAAGCAGTATATGAGTGGGATTTAAGCGATCTTGAGCCTCAGGTTGCCCTACCCCATTCTCCCGCTAATGTGAAGAAAGTAAGTGAAACAAGCGGTGTTAAAATAGACCAGGTTGTTATAGGATCCTGTACCAATGGAAGGCTCAGGGATCTAGCCACAGCTGCTGAAATTCTCAAGGGTAAAAAGGTTCACCCAGATGTCAGGTTAATAATCATCCCCGGAACCCAAAGAGTTTACATGGAGGCGCTCAAATTAGGATATATAGAAATTTTCATAGAAAGTGGAGCTGCCGTTTCAACTCCCACCTGTGGTCCCTGTCTCGGGGGACACATGGGAGTTCTCGCTAAAGGTGAAGTATGTATATCAACCACGAACAGAAACTTCATAGGAAGAATGGGACACAAGGAAAGCAAGGTATACCTTGCCTCTCCAGCTGTTGCCGCAGCGTCCGCAATTGCAGGAGAAATAGTCCACCCTGAAGAGGTGATGAAGTCATGA